The Candidatus Cloacimonadota bacterium genome includes a region encoding these proteins:
- the rsmG gene encoding 16S rRNA (guanine(527)-N(7))-methyltransferase RsmG produces MFIEYLKNAFSDPQEQIIKFDLFHDLLLEANKRVNLISRQTKPEQLWSYHFYDSLLPLSCDVDFNSKMVMDLGSGGGLPGIPLAISNPSTLFILMDSREKKILELKQMIKKLDLNNCYPICKRLEEFRWSEVENLIPENDGLDVIVCRSVKITPKLLRKMRVLLKDAGYILLYKGREIEESWLLKDAEILLKEEKPWGERTLLKINKI; encoded by the coding sequence ATGTTTATAGAATATCTAAAAAATGCATTTTCTGATCCTCAGGAGCAAATAATAAAATTTGATCTGTTTCATGATCTACTTTTAGAAGCAAATAAAAGGGTAAATCTCATCTCTCGTCAGACTAAACCTGAACAGCTTTGGTCATACCATTTCTATGATTCGCTACTTCCTCTGTCTTGTGATGTTGACTTTAATAGTAAAATGGTTATGGATCTAGGTTCTGGTGGTGGTTTACCCGGTATTCCTTTAGCAATATCAAATCCGTCTACTCTCTTTATTTTAATGGATTCACGAGAGAAAAAAATCCTTGAGTTGAAACAGATGATCAAAAAACTTGACTTGAATAACTGTTATCCGATTTGTAAACGACTGGAAGAATTTCGTTGGAGTGAAGTAGAAAACCTGATTCCTGAAAATGATGGGCTTGATGTTATCGTCTGCAGATCGGTTAAGATAACTCCCAAGCTCCTAAGGAAAATGCGAGTTTTGTTAAAAGATGCGGGATATATTCTGTTATATAAAGGAAGAGAGATAGAAGAGTCTTGGCTGTTGAAAGATGCTGAAATCTTATTAAAAGAAGAAAAGCCATGGGGAGAAAGGACTCTTTTAAAAATTAACAAGATATGA